The Streptomyces sp. SS1-1 genome has a segment encoding these proteins:
- a CDS encoding helix-turn-helix domain-containing protein, giving the protein MDEQPVSESGAGAGAGLDPRAELSEFLRTRRARLKPQDVGLPDFGRHRRVPGLRREELAQLAGVSVAYYTRLEQGNGRNVSAEVLDAIARALRLSDAEHAHLMHLTKPKQHKRRPSTRTEQVRPALRHLLESIDGVPAYITGRRSDILAWNPMAAAVFGDWGELTAQERNWARMVFLRPDYRELFVEWDQKASDMVGHLRMDAGCHPDDPRLSALVGELSVKSAEFRRLWAVHDVMEKTYGVKRLRHPLVGELTLNFDSFRLSDGTDQYLTTYYAEPGSPSAEGLRLLASWGADATRAGRGTAL; this is encoded by the coding sequence ATGGACGAGCAGCCCGTATCCGAGTCAGGGGCCGGCGCCGGGGCGGGACTGGATCCGCGTGCCGAGCTGAGCGAGTTCCTGCGCACCCGGCGGGCCCGGCTGAAGCCGCAGGACGTGGGGCTGCCGGACTTCGGGCGGCACCGGCGCGTGCCGGGGCTGCGGCGCGAGGAGCTGGCGCAGCTGGCCGGGGTGTCCGTGGCGTACTACACCCGGCTGGAACAGGGCAACGGGCGCAATGTCTCCGCCGAGGTCCTCGACGCGATCGCGCGGGCGCTGCGGCTCAGCGACGCGGAGCACGCGCACCTCATGCACCTGACCAAGCCGAAGCAGCACAAGAGGAGGCCGTCCACCCGGACCGAGCAGGTGCGGCCGGCGCTGCGGCATCTGCTGGAGTCGATCGACGGCGTCCCCGCGTACATCACCGGCCGCCGCTCGGACATCCTCGCCTGGAATCCGATGGCCGCGGCCGTCTTCGGCGACTGGGGGGAGCTGACGGCGCAGGAGCGGAACTGGGCCCGGATGGTGTTCCTGCGGCCCGACTACCGCGAGCTGTTCGTGGAGTGGGACCAGAAGGCGTCCGACATGGTCGGCCATCTGCGCATGGACGCCGGCTGCCATCCGGACGACCCGAGGCTGTCGGCGCTGGTCGGCGAACTCTCCGTGAAGAGCGCGGAGTTCCGGCGGCTGTGGGCCGTCCACGACGTCATGGAGAAGACCTACGGCGTCAAGCGCCTGCGGCATCCGCTCGTCGGCGAACTGACCCTGAACTTCGACTCGTTCCGGCTGTCGGACGGCACCGACCAGTATCTGACCACGTACTACGCCGAGCCCGGCTCACCGTCGGCCGAGGGGCTGCGGCTGCTCGCGAGCTGGGGCGCGGACGCGACCCGGGCGGGCCGGGGGACGGCTCTGTAG
- a CDS encoding YciI family protein: MAKYLLLKHYRGAPDAVNNVPMDHWTPEEVSAHIQYMTDFAARLEKTGEYVDGQALAPEGTWVRYDGEGRPPVTDGPFAETKDLIAGWMVIDVDSYDRAVELAGELSAAPGAGGRPIHEWLELRPFLYAAPTITE, from the coding sequence ATGGCCAAGTACCTGCTTCTCAAGCACTACCGCGGCGCCCCCGACGCGGTGAACAACGTGCCGATGGACCACTGGACCCCCGAGGAGGTCTCCGCGCACATCCAATACATGACGGACTTCGCGGCGCGGCTGGAGAAGACCGGCGAGTACGTCGACGGGCAGGCGCTCGCGCCGGAGGGCACCTGGGTCCGCTACGACGGCGAGGGGCGCCCGCCGGTCACCGACGGGCCGTTCGCGGAGACCAAGGACCTCATCGCCGGCTGGATGGTCATCGACGTCGACAGCTACGACCGTGCCGTCGAACTCGCGGGCGAGCTGTCCGCCGCCCCCGGCGCGGGCGGCAGGCCGATCCACGAGTGGCTGGAGCTCCGTCCCTTCCTGTACGCGGCGCCCACCATCACGGAGTGA
- a CDS encoding cystathionine gamma-synthase: MSDRHISQHFETLAIHAGNTADPLTGAVVPPIYQVSTYKQDGVGGLRGGYEYSRSANPTRTALEENLAALEGGRRGLAFASGLAAEDCLLRTLLSPGDHVVIPNDAYGGTFRLFAKVVARWGVEWSVADTSDPAAVRAAITPKTKVIWVETPSNPLLGITDIAAVAQVARDAGARLVVDNTFATPYLQQPLALGADVVVHSLTKYMGGHSDVVGGALIAADAGLGEELAFHQNAMGAVAGPFDSWLVLRGSKTLSVRMDRHSENATKIADMLTRHPRVTSVLYPGLPEHPGHEVAAKQMRAFGGMISFRVEGGEEAAVEVCNRAQVFTLGESLGGVESLIEHPGRMTHASVAGSALEVPADLVRLSVGIENVDDLVEDLKQALDQ; encoded by the coding sequence ATGAGCGACAGGCACATCAGTCAGCACTTCGAGACCCTCGCGATCCACGCGGGCAACACCGCCGATCCCCTGACCGGCGCGGTCGTCCCGCCGATCTACCAGGTCTCGACCTACAAGCAGGACGGCGTGGGCGGCCTGCGCGGCGGCTACGAGTACAGCCGCAGCGCCAACCCGACCCGCACCGCCCTCGAGGAGAACCTCGCCGCCCTGGAGGGCGGCCGCCGCGGCCTCGCGTTCGCGTCCGGACTGGCGGCCGAGGACTGCCTGTTGCGTACGCTGCTCAGCCCCGGCGACCACGTGGTCATCCCGAACGACGCCTACGGCGGCACGTTCCGGCTGTTCGCGAAGGTCGTCGCCCGCTGGGGCGTGGAGTGGTCGGTCGCCGACACCTCCGACCCGGCCGCCGTACGGGCCGCGATCACCCCGAAGACCAAGGTGATCTGGGTGGAGACCCCCTCCAACCCGCTGCTCGGCATCACCGACATCGCCGCCGTCGCCCAGGTGGCGCGCGACGCGGGCGCCCGGCTCGTCGTCGACAACACCTTCGCGACGCCGTACCTCCAGCAGCCGCTGGCCCTCGGCGCGGACGTCGTCGTGCACTCCCTGACCAAGTACATGGGCGGCCACTCCGACGTCGTCGGCGGCGCGCTGATCGCCGCCGACGCCGGACTGGGCGAGGAGCTGGCGTTCCACCAGAACGCGATGGGCGCCGTCGCCGGCCCCTTCGACTCCTGGCTGGTGCTGCGCGGCAGCAAGACGCTGTCCGTGCGCATGGACCGGCACAGCGAGAACGCCACGAAGATCGCCGACATGCTCACCCGGCACCCGCGCGTGACGAGCGTCCTGTACCCGGGGCTGCCCGAGCACCCCGGCCACGAGGTCGCCGCCAAGCAGATGCGGGCCTTCGGCGGCATGATCTCCTTCCGCGTCGAGGGCGGCGAGGAGGCGGCCGTCGAGGTGTGCAACCGCGCCCAGGTCTTCACCCTCGGCGAGTCCCTCGGCGGTGTCGAGTCCCTGATCGAGCACCCCGGCCGGATGACGCACGCGTCCGTGGCCGGCTCCGCCCTGGAGGTCCCGGCCGACCTGGTCCGCCTCTCGGTGGGCATCGAGAACGTCGACGACCTGGTCGAGGACCTCAAGCAGGCGCTCGACCAGTGA
- a CDS encoding ABC transporter permease has translation MSAINDSAVIARRNLIRMGRIPEVLIFGLIQPIMFVVLFTYVFGGSIQVGSSTSTQAYREFLMAGIFAQTVTFATAGAGAGIADDMHKGLIDRFRSLPMARGAVLTGRTLADLVQTALTLVVLAVVAVIVGWRTHENAGKVLAGFGLLLLLGYAFSWIGALIGLSVRTPEAATSGGLIWLFPLTFISNAFVDANQMPTFLRHIAEWNPFSATVQACRELFGNLPPGFKAPDAWPMQHPVWASLIWSVLIIAVFRALAVRKYRSATA, from the coding sequence GTGAGCGCCATCAACGATTCCGCGGTCATCGCCCGCAGAAACCTGATCCGCATGGGCCGGATCCCCGAGGTGCTGATCTTCGGGCTCATCCAGCCGATCATGTTCGTGGTCCTGTTCACCTATGTGTTCGGCGGCTCGATCCAGGTCGGCTCGTCCACCTCCACCCAGGCCTACCGCGAGTTCCTGATGGCCGGCATCTTCGCCCAGACGGTCACCTTCGCGACCGCCGGTGCGGGGGCCGGTATCGCGGACGACATGCACAAGGGCCTGATCGACCGCTTCCGCTCGCTGCCCATGGCCCGCGGCGCGGTCCTGACCGGCCGCACCCTCGCCGACCTCGTGCAGACCGCGCTCACCCTCGTCGTCCTCGCGGTCGTCGCCGTGATCGTCGGCTGGCGCACCCACGAGAACGCGGGGAAGGTCCTCGCCGGCTTCGGGCTGCTCCTGCTCCTCGGGTACGCGTTCTCCTGGATCGGCGCGCTCATCGGCCTGTCCGTGCGCACCCCCGAGGCGGCGACCTCGGGCGGACTGATCTGGCTGTTCCCGCTGACGTTCATCTCGAACGCCTTCGTCGACGCCAACCAGATGCCCACCTTCCTGCGGCACATCGCCGAGTGGAACCCGTTCAGCGCCACGGTCCAGGCCTGCCGTGAGCTGTTCGGGAACCTGCCGCCGGGGTTCAAGGCGCCCGACGCGTGGCCCATGCAGCACCCCGTGTGGGCGTCGCTGATCTGGTCGGTCCTGATCATCGCGGTGTTCCGCGCCCTGGCCGTCCGCAAGTACCGCTCCGCGACAGCCTGA
- a CDS encoding VOC family protein, which yields MTVRLDHTIVAAHDQQASARFLADILGLEVGPRYGPFVPVAIPNGVTLDFLDSPGPVTPQHYAFLVSDDEFDAIFGRIQRAGLTYWADPHHRRPGEINRNDGGRGAYFEDPDGHNLEILTVPYGGG from the coding sequence ATGACCGTCCGGCTCGACCACACCATCGTCGCCGCGCACGACCAGCAGGCGTCGGCCCGGTTTCTCGCCGACATCCTCGGCCTGGAGGTGGGCCCGCGCTACGGGCCCTTCGTCCCGGTCGCGATCCCGAACGGGGTGACCCTCGACTTCCTGGACTCCCCCGGCCCCGTCACACCGCAGCACTACGCGTTCCTCGTGTCGGACGACGAGTTCGACGCGATCTTCGGCCGGATACAGCGGGCCGGGCTGACCTACTGGGCCGACCCGCACCACCGCCGGCCCGGTGAGATCAACCGCAACGACGGCGGCCGGGGCGCCTACTTCGAGGACCCCGACGGCCACAACCTGGAGATCCTGACGGTCCCCTACGGCGGCGGCTGA
- a CDS encoding DUF5829 family protein: MSLHRALRTVLVLLITLTGALGAGTGTALARDGRAPADQRTRHDGQLLFFNHAYGVLDRETADAIEHSAYLREFANFQVRTTTGADGQVWTGRYLMGRETYLELFGVGDVPGQDGELGAGGLGISAERSGDLDRAAARLPGLGVPEPIAFQQTRDFGDGVPVPWFDAVLTTGEYDGFGAWGMEYRPEYFADPRGATEPASYPGDVGRERYLPDAYRDHAMRDVGSIRLAVTRRDLDSTVPLLRAGGFTVQPAPGGGIVARGGGTTIRFDAVPREEAGLREVTFTLNGSQASRHVERIGRSVLTVGPGTRAVWTFGH; the protein is encoded by the coding sequence ATGTCTCTTCACCGAGCGTTACGGACCGTCCTGGTCCTTCTCATCACCCTGACCGGCGCGCTGGGCGCCGGCACGGGCACCGCGCTGGCCCGGGATGGCCGGGCCCCCGCCGATCAGCGCACCCGGCACGACGGACAGCTGCTCTTCTTCAACCATGCCTACGGCGTGCTCGACCGGGAGACCGCGGACGCCATCGAACACTCCGCGTATCTGCGGGAGTTCGCGAACTTCCAGGTCCGCACCACCACCGGCGCCGACGGACAGGTCTGGACGGGCCGCTACCTGATGGGCCGCGAGACCTATCTCGAACTGTTCGGCGTGGGCGACGTGCCCGGCCAGGACGGCGAGCTCGGCGCGGGCGGCCTCGGCATCTCCGCGGAGCGCTCCGGCGACCTGGACCGCGCGGCCGCGCGGCTGCCGGGCCTGGGCGTCCCGGAACCGATCGCGTTCCAGCAGACCCGGGACTTCGGCGACGGCGTCCCGGTGCCGTGGTTCGACGCGGTCCTCACCACCGGGGAGTACGACGGCTTCGGAGCCTGGGGGATGGAGTACCGACCGGAGTACTTCGCGGACCCGCGCGGCGCCACCGAACCGGCCTCCTACCCCGGTGACGTGGGGCGGGAGCGCTATCTGCCCGACGCCTACCGCGACCACGCGATGCGGGACGTCGGCTCCATCCGGCTCGCGGTCACCCGGCGCGACCTCGACAGCACGGTGCCGCTGCTGCGGGCCGGCGGCTTCACCGTCCAGCCGGCACCGGGCGGCGGGATCGTCGCGCGGGGCGGCGGCACGACGATCCGCTTCGACGCGGTGCCGCGCGAGGAGGCGGGCCTGCGCGAGGTGACGTTCACGCTGAACGGCTCGCAGGCGTCCCGGCACGTGGAGCGCATCGGCCGCTCGGTCCTCACCGTGGGCCCGGGCACGCGGGCCGTGTGGACGTTCGGGCACTGA
- a CDS encoding sigma factor-like helix-turn-helix DNA-binding protein produces MIRDARRGREFEAFVAGAAGRLLHTATLLTGESRDDNPRACRLLTLSLAHTYACWDRLRGEDPYGVARQELATRFARSVWHRYGGPGALGRSRPHPDSPLARLSPRERLVLVLRLYEGVAEEQTAALLGLPGERVEAICARATATLLHRPRETAPAVLGAKAVAR; encoded by the coding sequence ATGATCCGTGACGCCCGCCGCGGCCGTGAGTTCGAGGCGTTCGTCGCGGGCGCGGCGGGACGCCTGCTGCACACCGCGACGCTGCTCACCGGCGAGTCGCGGGACGACAATCCGCGCGCGTGTCGTCTGCTGACGCTTTCGCTCGCGCACACGTACGCGTGCTGGGACCGGCTGCGCGGCGAGGACCCCTACGGCGTCGCCCGGCAGGAGCTGGCGACCCGGTTCGCGCGCTCGGTCTGGCACCGGTACGGCGGTCCCGGCGCGCTGGGCCGCAGCCGCCCGCATCCGGACAGCCCGCTCGCCCGGCTCTCCCCGAGGGAACGCCTGGTGCTGGTGCTGCGGCTGTACGAGGGGGTCGCCGAGGAGCAGACGGCGGCGCTGCTGGGGCTGCCCGGGGAACGCGTCGAGGCGATCTGCGCGCGGGCGACCGCGACGCTGCTGCACCGGCCGCGCGAGACGGCCCCAGCCGTGCTCGGGGCGAAGGCGGTGGCGCGGTGA
- a CDS encoding RNA polymerase sigma factor: MDEALLRSLTPRVLAVLVRRGADFAAAEDAVQDALVEAVRVWPDDPPKDPKGWLITVAWRRFLDAARADTARRRREDRADEEPAPGPVPSADDTLWLHFLCAHPSLSPSSAVALTLRAVGGLTTRQIAQAYLVPEATMAQRISRAKRTVSGVRLDRPGDVATVLRVLYLVFNEGYSGDVDLAAEAIRLTRQLAAAVDHPEVAGLLALMLLHHARRDARTAPDGALVPLAEQDRSRWDTRSIAEGIGILQAALARDRLGEYQAQAAVAALHADARTAEETDWVQIVEWYDELVRLTGSPVARLNRAVAVGEADGPQAGLAALAELDPALPRHTAVAAHLHERAGDLPTAALLYTEAALKAPNLQERAHLTRRAARLNTRAGTSGVP, from the coding sequence CTGGACGAGGCCCTGCTCAGGAGCCTCACCCCGCGCGTCCTCGCCGTCCTCGTCCGCCGCGGAGCCGACTTCGCGGCGGCCGAGGACGCCGTACAGGACGCGCTGGTTGAGGCCGTCCGGGTCTGGCCCGACGACCCGCCCAAGGACCCCAAGGGCTGGCTGATCACGGTGGCCTGGCGCCGGTTCCTCGACGCGGCCCGCGCCGACACCGCGCGCCGCCGGCGCGAGGACCGCGCCGACGAGGAACCGGCGCCCGGGCCCGTGCCGTCCGCGGACGACACACTGTGGCTCCACTTCCTGTGCGCCCACCCGTCGCTGAGCCCGTCCTCCGCGGTCGCGCTCACCCTGCGCGCCGTCGGAGGGCTCACCACGCGCCAGATCGCCCAGGCCTACCTGGTCCCCGAGGCGACGATGGCGCAGCGCATCAGCCGGGCCAAGCGCACGGTGTCCGGGGTCCGGCTCGACCGGCCCGGGGACGTCGCCACCGTGCTGCGCGTCCTCTACCTCGTCTTCAACGAGGGCTATTCCGGGGACGTCGACCTCGCCGCCGAGGCGATCCGGCTCACCCGGCAGCTCGCGGCGGCCGTCGACCACCCCGAGGTCGCCGGGCTGCTCGCGCTGATGCTGCTGCACCACGCCCGGCGCGACGCCCGGACCGCGCCCGACGGCGCTCTCGTGCCGCTCGCCGAGCAGGACCGCTCCCGCTGGGACACCCGGTCGATCGCCGAGGGCATCGGCATCCTGCAGGCGGCCCTCGCCCGCGACCGGCTCGGCGAGTACCAGGCCCAGGCCGCCGTCGCCGCGCTGCACGCCGACGCGCGGACCGCCGAGGAGACCGACTGGGTGCAGATCGTCGAGTGGTACGACGAGCTCGTCCGCCTCACCGGCAGTCCCGTCGCCCGCCTCAACCGCGCGGTCGCCGTGGGCGAGGCCGACGGCCCGCAGGCGGGCCTGGCCGCCCTCGCGGAACTCGACCCCGCCCTGCCCCGCCACACGGCCGTGGCCGCCCACCTCCACGAACGCGCCGGCGACCTCCCGACGGCGGCCCTCCTCTACACGGAGGCCGCCCTCAAGGCCCCCAACCTCCAGGAACGAGCCCACCTGACCCGCCGGGCGGCCCGCCTCAACACGCGGGCGGGAACCTCGGGCGTCCCCTAG
- the ilvA gene encoding threonine ammonia-lyase, whose amino-acid sequence MNHRTSDVLPPVTLDDVRGAQKMLSGVARVTAMEGSRHLTQLVGAPVHLKCENLQRTGSFKLRGAYVRIAGLLPEERAAGVVAASAGNHAQGVALASSLLGVRSTVFMPKGAPLPKISATRDYGAEVRLHGQVVDETLAAAQEYAAETGAVFIHPFDHPDIIAGQGTVGLEILEQCPEVRTVVVGIGGGGLAAGIAMAVKTLRPDVRIVGVQAEGAAAYPPSLAAGRPVAVEHPATMADGIKVGRPGDVPFRIIGDLVDEVRTVTEDELAAALLLCLERAKLVVEPAGASPVAALLRDPGAFEGPVVAVLSGGNVDPVLLQRVLRHGMAAQGRYLAVRLRLTDRPGALASLLGALSVVDANVLDVSHVRTDPRLGLTEAEVELHLETKGREHCAEVGEALRAAGYTVIA is encoded by the coding sequence ATGAACCACCGCACGTCCGACGTACTGCCCCCGGTCACCCTCGACGACGTGCGCGGCGCCCAGAAGATGCTGAGCGGCGTGGCCCGGGTGACGGCGATGGAGGGCAGCAGGCATCTGACGCAGCTGGTCGGCGCCCCGGTGCACCTCAAGTGCGAAAACCTCCAGCGCACCGGATCGTTCAAGCTGCGCGGCGCCTATGTGCGGATCGCCGGGCTGCTCCCCGAGGAGCGGGCCGCCGGCGTCGTGGCCGCCAGCGCCGGCAACCACGCGCAGGGCGTCGCCCTCGCTTCCTCCCTGCTCGGCGTGCGGTCCACGGTGTTCATGCCCAAGGGCGCCCCGCTGCCGAAGATCAGCGCCACCCGCGACTACGGCGCCGAGGTGCGCCTGCACGGCCAGGTGGTCGACGAGACGCTGGCCGCCGCGCAGGAGTACGCGGCCGAGACCGGCGCGGTGTTCATCCACCCCTTCGACCACCCCGACATCATCGCCGGTCAGGGCACGGTCGGGCTGGAGATCCTGGAGCAGTGCCCGGAGGTGCGCACCGTCGTCGTCGGCATCGGCGGGGGAGGGCTCGCGGCCGGGATCGCGATGGCGGTCAAGACGCTGCGCCCGGACGTGCGGATCGTCGGCGTGCAGGCGGAGGGCGCGGCGGCCTACCCGCCCTCCCTGGCGGCCGGCCGCCCGGTCGCGGTCGAGCACCCGGCGACGATGGCGGACGGCATCAAGGTGGGCCGGCCCGGCGACGTGCCGTTCCGGATCATCGGCGACCTGGTGGACGAGGTCCGCACGGTCACCGAGGACGAGCTGGCCGCCGCCCTGCTGCTGTGCCTGGAGCGGGCCAAGCTGGTCGTGGAGCCGGCCGGGGCGAGCCCGGTCGCCGCGCTGCTGAGGGACCCGGGCGCCTTCGAGGGCCCCGTCGTCGCGGTGCTCTCCGGCGGCAACGTCGACCCGGTGCTGCTCCAGCGCGTCCTGCGGCACGGCATGGCCGCGCAGGGCCGCTACCTGGCCGTACGGCTGCGGCTGACCGACCGGCCGGGGGCGCTGGCGTCGCTGCTCGGGGCGTTGTCAGTGGTGGACGCCAACGTCCTCGACGTGAGCCACGTCCGGACCGATCCACGGCTCGGGCTCACGGAGGCGGAGGTCGAGCTGCACCTGGAGACCAAGGGGCGCGAGCACTGCGCCGAGGTCGGCGAGGCGCTGCGGGCGGCGGGCTACACCGTCATCGCCTGA
- a CDS encoding NAD(P)-dependent alcohol dehydrogenase, which yields MTTVAAYAAPAAKAPLERTTIERREVGAHDVLIDIRFAGICHSDIHQAREGWGEAIFPMVPGHEIAGVVAEVGSGVTRFQVGDRVGVGCMVDSCRTCENCAAGLEQYCLEGNTGTYNAIGRDGEPTYGGYSEKIVVDENFVVRVPDGLSLDVAAPLLCAGITTYSPLRHWNAGPGKKVAILGMGGLGHMGVKIAHALGAEVTVLSQSLRKREDGLRLGADHYYATSDDATFKELRGTFDLILSTVSAPLDLDRFLSLLRTDGAFVNVGAPEEPVALNLFSVIGGRKTLAGSGIGGIRETQEMLDFCAAHGIGAEIELIGAAEINEAYERVLASDVRYRFVIDTATI from the coding sequence ATGACCACCGTCGCCGCGTACGCCGCACCCGCCGCCAAGGCTCCGCTGGAGCGCACCACCATCGAGCGCCGCGAGGTCGGCGCGCACGACGTCCTGATCGACATCAGGTTCGCCGGTATCTGCCACTCCGACATCCACCAGGCCCGGGAGGGCTGGGGCGAGGCGATCTTCCCGATGGTGCCCGGCCACGAGATCGCGGGTGTCGTCGCCGAGGTCGGCTCCGGGGTGACCAGGTTCCAGGTCGGCGACCGGGTGGGCGTCGGCTGCATGGTCGACTCCTGCCGTACGTGCGAGAACTGCGCGGCGGGCCTGGAGCAGTACTGCCTGGAGGGCAACACCGGCACCTACAACGCGATCGGCCGGGACGGCGAGCCGACCTACGGCGGCTACTCGGAGAAGATCGTCGTCGACGAGAACTTCGTCGTCCGCGTCCCCGACGGCCTGTCCCTGGACGTCGCCGCGCCCCTGCTGTGCGCCGGCATCACCACGTACTCCCCGCTGCGCCACTGGAACGCCGGCCCCGGCAAGAAGGTCGCGATCCTCGGCATGGGCGGCCTCGGGCACATGGGCGTGAAGATCGCGCACGCGCTCGGCGCCGAGGTGACGGTCCTGTCGCAGTCCCTGCGCAAGCGGGAGGACGGCCTGCGGCTGGGCGCCGACCACTACTACGCCACCAGCGACGACGCCACGTTCAAGGAGCTGCGGGGCACCTTCGACCTCATCCTGTCCACGGTGTCGGCGCCGCTGGACCTGGACCGGTTCCTGTCCCTGCTGCGGACGGACGGCGCCTTCGTGAACGTCGGCGCCCCCGAGGAGCCCGTCGCCCTGAACCTGTTCTCGGTCATAGGCGGCCGCAAGACGCTCGCGGGCTCCGGCATCGGCGGCATCCGCGAGACCCAGGAGATGCTGGACTTCTGCGCGGCGCACGGCATCGGCGCGGAGATCGAACTGATCGGCGCCGCCGAGATCAACGAGGCGTACGAGCGGGTGCTCGCCAGCGATGTGCGGTACCGCTTCGTGATCGACACGGCGACGATCTGA
- the msrA gene encoding peptide-methionine (S)-S-oxide reductase MsrA, producing MAAQTQRAVLAGGCFWGMQDLIRRLPGVTATRVGYTGGDVPNATYRNHGTHAEAIEILFDPEQTDYRAILEFFFQIHDPSTKNRQGNDIGMSYRSAIYYVDDEQKRIAEDTIADVDASGLWPGKVVTEVEPVGPFWEAEPEHQDYLERYPDGYTCHFPRPGWRLPARTES from the coding sequence ATGGCTGCGCAGACGCAGAGGGCCGTACTGGCGGGCGGATGTTTCTGGGGGATGCAGGACCTGATCCGCCGGCTTCCCGGCGTGACGGCGACCCGGGTCGGATACACCGGGGGTGACGTGCCGAACGCGACCTACCGCAACCACGGCACGCACGCGGAGGCCATCGAGATCCTCTTCGACCCCGAGCAGACGGACTACCGCGCGATCCTGGAGTTCTTCTTCCAGATCCACGACCCGAGCACGAAGAACCGCCAGGGCAACGACATCGGCATGAGCTACCGCTCGGCGATCTACTACGTGGACGACGAGCAGAAGCGGATCGCCGAGGACACGATCGCGGACGTGGACGCCTCGGGCCTGTGGCCGGGCAAGGTCGTCACCGAGGTCGAGCCGGTCGGCCCCTTCTGGGAGGCCGAGCCGGAGCACCAGGACTACCTGGAGCGCTACCCCGACGGCTACACCTGCCACTTCCCCCGCCCGGGCTGGCGCCTGCCCGCCCGCACGGAGAGCTGA
- a CDS encoding MarR family winged helix-turn-helix transcriptional regulator — MSTDMTTVADSGLLDTLQHEVAVFARRAEQTRLGGVGQVRNSMDRAAYLLLNRLHKEGPMGVKALAASMGIDSSTVTRQVAPLVDTGLVKRTSHPEDGRAVVLQLSPRGQSRLEEVRASRRQLMAELTQDWAPEEREAFCSLLTRFNVALSARMAPQSGGAAPEAPGAS, encoded by the coding sequence ATGTCGACGGACATGACGACCGTCGCTGACAGCGGTCTCCTCGACACGCTGCAGCACGAGGTGGCGGTGTTCGCCCGCCGTGCCGAACAGACCCGCCTCGGTGGGGTCGGCCAGGTGCGCAACTCCATGGACCGCGCCGCGTACCTGCTGCTCAACCGCCTGCACAAGGAAGGCCCCATGGGCGTCAAGGCGCTCGCGGCGAGCATGGGGATCGACTCCTCGACGGTCACCCGGCAGGTCGCCCCGCTGGTCGACACGGGTCTCGTCAAGCGCACCTCGCACCCGGAGGACGGGCGCGCGGTCGTGCTGCAGCTCTCCCCGCGCGGGCAGTCCCGGCTGGAGGAAGTACGGGCGTCGCGTCGTCAGTTGATGGCCGAGCTGACGCAGGACTGGGCGCCGGAGGAGCGCGAGGCGTTCTGCTCGCTGCTCACCCGTTTCAATGTCGCGCTGTCGGCGCGGATGGCGCCCCAGTCGGGGGGCGCGGCGCCGGAGGCGCCCGGCGCGTCCTGA
- a CDS encoding ATP-binding cassette domain-containing protein, producing the protein MPGAIYAEGLVKTFGDVRALDGVDLDVPEGTVLGLLGPNGAGKTTTVRCLTTLLRPDSGRAVVAGLDVLRQPDAVRRSIGLSGQFAAVDEYLTGRENLQMVGQLYQMKAKQAKARAIELLEQFDLADAADRPAKTYSGGMRRRLDLAAALVVSPPVMFMDEPTTGLDPRNRQLLWEVIKRLVSGGTTLLLTTQYLEEADHLAHEIAVVDHGRVIAKGTSDQLKARTGGERVEVVVHERDDIRPASEVLSGFGKGETTVEDHMRKLTVPVTGGAKLLAEVIRELDSRGIEIDDIGLRRPTLDDVFLSLTGHVAETKSEENGKEETAK; encoded by the coding sequence ATGCCAGGCGCCATCTACGCCGAAGGCCTGGTGAAGACCTTCGGTGACGTAAGGGCTCTGGACGGCGTCGACCTCGATGTCCCCGAGGGCACGGTCCTCGGTCTGCTCGGGCCGAACGGCGCGGGCAAGACGACGACCGTCCGCTGTCTGACGACCCTGCTGCGCCCCGACAGCGGCAGGGCGGTCGTCGCGGGACTCGACGTCCTGCGGCAGCCCGACGCCGTACGCCGTTCCATCGGCCTGTCCGGCCAGTTCGCGGCGGTCGACGAATACCTGACCGGCCGGGAGAACCTCCAGATGGTCGGCCAGCTGTACCAGATGAAGGCGAAGCAGGCGAAGGCCCGCGCGATCGAGCTGCTGGAGCAGTTCGACCTCGCAGACGCCGCCGACCGGCCCGCCAAGACCTACTCGGGCGGCATGCGCCGCCGGCTCGACCTCGCGGCGGCCCTCGTGGTCTCCCCGCCCGTGATGTTCATGGACGAGCCGACGACCGGCCTCGACCCGCGCAACCGCCAGCTGCTCTGGGAGGTCATCAAGCGCCTGGTCTCCGGCGGCACGACGCTGCTGCTGACCACGCAGTACCTGGAGGAGGCCGACCACCTCGCGCACGAGATCGCCGTCGTCGACCACGGCCGGGTGATCGCCAAGGGCACCTCCGACCAGCTCAAGGCCCGTACCGGCGGCGAGCGCGTCGAGGTCGTCGTCCACGAGCGCGACGACATACGGCCCGCGTCCGAGGTGCTGAGCGGCTTCGGCAAGGGCGAGACCACCGTCGAGGACCACATGCGCAAGCTCACCGTGCCGGTCACCGGCGGCGCCAAGCTGCTCGCCGAGGTCATCCGCGAGCTCGACTCCCGGGGCATCGAGATCGACGACATCGGCCTGCGCCGCCCCACCCTCGACGACGTCTTCCTGTCCCTGACCGGACACGTCGCCGAGACCAAGAGCGAGGAGAACGGCAAGGAGGAGACGGCCAAGTGA